Proteins encoded in a region of the Streptomyces akebiae genome:
- a CDS encoding DedA family protein — translation MQAESMSGAPLWIIGLMDLLGAPGAGLAVALENLFPPIPSEVILPLAGFAASTGQMNLFAALLWTTAGSVVGALALYGVGALLGRDRTVAIAARLPLVKVSDIERTEAWFLRHGTKAIFFGRMIPVFRSLISVPAGVERMPLPVFTLLTTLGSAIWNTVFVLAGYFLGANWTEVTAIVSTYSKIVLGGAAVAVLLFVLARILRRARSSGARGADTGGSAARARRTTTDPQPEPHSTPTP, via the coding sequence ATGCAAGCGGAGTCGATGAGCGGCGCGCCCCTGTGGATCATCGGTCTGATGGATCTGCTGGGGGCGCCGGGCGCGGGCCTCGCCGTCGCGCTGGAGAACCTCTTCCCGCCGATCCCCAGCGAGGTCATCCTCCCCCTGGCCGGCTTCGCCGCGAGCACCGGCCAGATGAACCTCTTCGCCGCCCTGCTGTGGACCACCGCGGGCTCCGTCGTCGGCGCCCTCGCCCTCTACGGCGTCGGCGCCCTCCTCGGCCGCGACCGCACGGTCGCCATCGCGGCCAGGCTGCCCCTGGTCAAGGTCTCGGACATCGAGCGGACGGAGGCCTGGTTCCTCCGGCACGGCACCAAGGCGATCTTCTTCGGCCGTATGATCCCCGTCTTCCGCAGCCTCATCTCGGTCCCGGCCGGCGTGGAACGCATGCCCCTGCCCGTCTTCACCCTCCTCACGACCCTGGGCAGCGCCATCTGGAACACGGTCTTCGTCCTGGCCGGCTACTTCCTGGGCGCCAACTGGACGGAGGTCACGGCGATCGTCTCGACGTACTCGAAGATCGTGCTGGGGGGAGCAGCCGTGGCGGTCCTGCTCTTCGTCCTGGCCCGCATCCTGAGGAGGGCCCGCTCCTCCGGGGCGCGGGGCGCTGACACAGGCGGCTCCGCCGCGCGGGCGCGACGAACCACGACGGACCCACAGCCCGAACCGCACAGCACCCCCACCCCCTGA
- a CDS encoding FmdB family zinc ribbon protein, with protein sequence MPRYEYRCRTCGDTFELSRPMAESSAPADCPDGHSDTVKLLSTVAVGGSAAASAPAPRAGGGGGGGGCCGGGCCG encoded by the coding sequence ATGCCTCGCTACGAATACCGCTGCCGGACCTGCGGCGACACCTTCGAACTGAGCCGTCCGATGGCCGAGTCCTCCGCCCCCGCGGACTGCCCCGACGGCCACTCCGACACGGTCAAACTTCTGTCGACGGTCGCCGTCGGCGGTTCGGCCGCCGCGTCCGCCCCGGCGCCCCGGGCGGGCGGAGGTGGTGGTGGCGGCGGGTGCTGCGGTGGCGGCTGCTGCGGTTGA